One Littorina saxatilis isolate snail1 linkage group LG11, US_GU_Lsax_2.0, whole genome shotgun sequence genomic window, gtatgtgtgtgtgtgtgttgtgtgtgtgtgtgtgtgtgttttgtgtttgtgtgtgtgtgtgtgttttgtgtgtgttttgtgtgtgtgtgtgtgtgtgtgtgtgtgttttgtgtttgtgtgtgtgtgtgtgttttgtgtgttttgtgtgtgtgtgtgtttgtgtgtgtgtgtgtgtgtgtgtggactgggtggccgagtggtaacgcacttgcgctcggaagcgagaggttgcgagtttgaccctgggtcagggcgttagcaattttctcccccctttcctaaccttggtggtgggttcaagtgctagtctttggGATGAGACGAAacatcgaggtcccttcgtgtacactacattgggggtgtgcacgttaaagatcccacgattgacaaaagggtctttcctggcaaaattgtataggcatagataaaaaatgtccaccaaaatacccgtgtgacttggaataataggccgtgaaaagtaggatatgcgccgaaatggctgcgatctcgGCTGGCCGATgcgaatgcgtgatgtattgtgtaaaaaaaaatccatctcacacggcattgaatatgtgcgcgatataaattgcataaaaatttttttttaaaaaatccctgcgcttagaactgtacccacggaatatgcgcgatataagcctcatattgattgattgattgtgtgtgtaaaacGTATTCATAAAAACATTTTGGGTTTAAAGAGGACGCAGTCTAGATGTGACTTAGCGAAGGGATCTTCCCACTCATGCTTACAAGTTAGATCTATTTCAGGGCAGGAGAGGTACAGGTGCTAGACTTCCAGACACAGCAGTACCGTCTGTTCCCCCAGCTGGCTGCTGCCTACGCCACCACCTTCGCCAGCACCACCATCTCTGCGTTCTACAGAACGGTGTCCCCACACATTGAGAGAGGGGACTTGCAGGAACTCCCAATGGTATAATTAAACTGCGCTAACAAATTATTGCACCTTTTTTTGTACTTCAACTAAAACGTCCATTCCCGTGCCATgttattcaaactttctataTGCAATTAACAGCACTCAACTTGGCACACTTTTCGCATCAAAgtacttttgtgtgtgcatattttaGAGGGTGGTCAACTATTTGtctggaccggcacggttggcctagtggtaaggcgtccgccccgtgatcgggaggtcgtgggttcgaaccccggccgggtcatacctaagactttaaaattggcaatctagtggctgctccgcctggcgtctggcattatggggttagtgctaggactggttggtccggtgtcagaataatgtgactgggtgagacatgaagcctgtgctgcgacttctgtcttgtgtgtggcgcacgttatatgtcaaagcagcaccgccctgatatggcccttcatggtcggctgggcgttaagcaaacaaacaaactatttgTCTTACTAAATTaggggcattcactctttcacaaccgatacaaacccgacggagttatttcttAACAACGTCTATTCTTGCTGCTGTGTTAGCTTTCTACTGAGAGGACGCGACGAATGGGATAATATACGTCCGTATTaacgaaaaaaatgaaagatgAAATTGAAAAAACAGTCACAACACAATGtattttctgtgtctgtgtagttACACGCACTGTCAGCTGGTCTCAAGGCCTACACTTCATGGACGTGTGCTGACGGGGTAGAGGTGTGTCGTCTGGCCTGTGGGGGTCATGGTTACAGTGAGGCCAGCGGTCTGCCCAAGGCCTATGTGGACACCACTGCTGCTTGTACCTACGAGGGCGAGAATTATGTTTTAATTCTTCAAACTGCAAGGTGAGTCCCATGCGTGTGATTAGCAATCTGCCCAAGGCCTATGTAGACACCACTGCTTCTTGTACCTAAGAGGGCGAGAATTATGTCCTGACTCTTCAGACTGCgaggtatgtttgtgtgtgactcaTCTTGGTAGTTAGTGAGTCACAGGAATCAGCAGTGTTCGTCTGTATGGACAGCTTTAAAACCTAACACACTTCCAGGGTTGGATGACCTTaagagatgatgatgaaagtCAGGTGCAGCCACCCTCTTCAattgtcaaggtcacagcagggtcgagttttgtgtaaaaaaaatgtgtgtgtgtgtgcgtgcgtgcgagcgtgcgtgcgtgcgtgagtatgtgtcagtgtgtgtgtgcgtgcgcgtgcgtgcgtgcgtatgtgcggccagtgtgtacatgtgtgtgtgtgtgtgtgtgtgtgtgtgtgtgtgtgtttgtgtgtgtgtgtgtgtgtgtgtgtgtgtgtgtgtgtgtgtgtgaggctgAATTTGTCAGTTGTACACACATACGTTTCAACCATGTAGTAAAACTCCACATTTCACCCACACAGGTATCTGATGAAGTGTTGTCGCATGCTGGCTGAAGGGGAACAAGTACCAGAGGTCATGGACTTTCTGCGACCTTCGACCTCTGAGACCAGCAGGCTGGATGCTCGCCTTGTGATGGGGGATCTGATCCAGGCCTTCGCTCACCGTGCTGCAAGGTGAGAACGTTAATCCCttgtctctcttttcttttctttaaggAATGGTTTTGGTCGTGCTCGATGGATTCTGGTGTAGACAATACCCATCTTTCACTGACGGCGAAGGAAAAAAGTGTTTACTCTTTGAGCGGTTTTTTAGGGGGAATTTATGGATCGAATTCAGATTTGTCCACCCAAACCCCTCTCGAACACCCCAACACCTcgaccgacccccccccccccccaaaaaaaaaagaaaaaaaaaagaagaagaaacaatccGTTCTCATAAGTTCTAAAAGAAAAATGCCTTTCTTCctacagaaagcagccagtcACATGTCTCTTTATGAATTCAAGTGGCAAAGTTAAAACGCGTGTAAAAGCCACAAtatcattttgttggttatgatAAAAGTGCAATCGTTAATGGGAAGGAAAGTTCCTTTAAACACAGAATGGAGTTAATGCTTCAGGATGACCAGAGACGCGGCTCAGAGCATGCAGACTTCCATCGTCAAGGGAGAGAACCCCGGACAGGCATGGAACAGTAACTCTGTACAACTGGTGGCTGCTGCCAAGGTGATTTTGTACATGTGTTGGCTACAATTCCTGAAATCGTTGTGAACGTCCGGTATCTAAATCAAAATGAACAATTGTTTGCCCTTAAGAAAGACAATGTTAGGTAAATGTTGCGTGTGCTTTAATCAAAGAGAGACCTTTTTCTTTTTGGAAAGATCACCACATAAACTGGTCAAACATAGTGGGTAGGTGAAGCCCGATAACTATAAGTTCTAAAGCCCAAAGTTCTTCAAGAGTTATTCTTTCTGTGAGCTTAGcttgctgaaagaattcatGAAAGTACAGCTACTACCTTGCGAATATCAACGAACTTCTATCGCTTCGCATAAAGCGACACCTGTTCATACGTGTGCATAAATGGTGAAGTGCAAGAACAGACATCGCATGATAAGGCTTCCCATTCAGACTGGCTTGAGATTTGTCCTTTGTACATTCAGAGATAATGTTTTCCTGATGCTGAATTGCCTTAATTATCAATTGGTGTTTAGTAGGGATGATTCTTTCAAAGTTTAAAAaattttatcttttttgtaCATTGCTTTAAACAGGCGTTTACCGAGCTGCACGTGGTGAGGGTGTTTGCGGAGGCTGTGGAGACGATGAGGGGCAGCTTGCGACACGTGATGGAGTCTCTGTGGCGACTGTTTGCTGTCAACAATATTGTGTCGTCTCTCGGAGACTTTCTGGTGGTATGTAAAACTTCATTGtatgagtgagagtgtgtgtatgcggggtagttgagagagagagagagagagagagagagagagagagagagagagagagagagagagagagagagagacagacagacagacagacagacagacagacagacagagagagagagagacagacagacagacagacagagagagagacagacagacagacagacagacagacagagagagagagagagagagacagacagacagacagacagacagagagacagagagagagacagagagagacagagacagacagacaggcagacagacagccagacagagagacagagacagacaaacagacagacagagagagagagagagagagagagagagagagagacagacagacagacagacagacagacagacagacaaacagacagacagacagagagatagagagagagagagagagagacaaacagacagacagacagagagagagagagagagacagacaaacagacagacagacagagacagagagagagagagagtgtgtgagtgtgtgtgtgtgtgtgtgtgtatgtgtgtgtgtatgtgtgtgtaagtaagtgtgtgtgtgtgtgtgtgtgtgtgtgtgtgtgtgagggagagagagagagagagagagagagagagagagagagagagagagagagagagagagagagagagagagagagagagagagagagagagattcagaatTCAATATTTTAATGGCGTAAATAGATGTGtgaacaagagagagacagagacagagagacagagatagagagagagtcacTGAGTTTGGTTGTGAATGTGTGCTCATAtagtaagtgtatgtgtgtacgtatgtgtgtctgtacatgtgtttctgttgagaaaaaaacccattacGCTCAAAGTCAAACAGTATGATAAGAGTGTAAGAAATCCCCGTTCACAGGACGGCTACCTGAGCACACAACAAGTCTCCCTGCTGGAGCCAGCCCAGCGTGACCTCCTGAAGGAACTGCGGCCCGACGCCGTGTCTCTGGTGGACGCCTTGGACTTTCCTGACGGCGTGCTGGACAGCGCTCTGGGACGGTGGGACGGACAGGTGTACGAGGCGCTCTATGACTACTCCCTGCGTAGCAAGCTGAATGAGAAACAGGTAAATAGGTGGAGTTAacaggtgtgtgtctgtgtgtgtgtgtggggtgggggggggtgggggaacGGTGGATGGACAGGTGCAAATACACACACCTGTAAACACAGAAACGACAacgcactcacaaacacgcacaaagaATGAAAGATTCTTGGCAAGCATAGTAACCGAGACTTGTAAGTGGAACGTCTTGGACCAGAAACATGGACTTTCTTTTACGTGTTTCGTGACGTTATTGTaggttcagggccggactacccgGGGGGTTATGGgtgttgcgcaaccccccccccccccctctggcctaaacatgtacctcacttatttaaaacattttttattattgtttattttatgccgtttcatgcaaggagcgaccattttcctatctcagaatatgacctacccatcagctctgccccttgaccccgccagggggaacatccccctggaccaccgctggcaaccccctcccccccccctcctcttagcctagtccggccctgaggtTTGACGTCATAATGACACAGGAGCGAACGAAAAATGACGAAGGACACGTAGGCAAGCAAACTCATTTGTTTTCGGCATGATGAAAACAGGGGGAGGTAAGGCCCGGAAGATAAGAGTTACGGAACTTGTTCGCAATCACCACTAAGCTGTGCATTGGTCGGTGTCGGATCATTTTAACtgcaatttttattacaaaaaaacatgtttcctttttttttccacattcttttttttcccacCATTGCCAAAAATAATCACTTGCACTAATAACTAGTTAACACTGTCACACAGTGCTCCAGAAACTCGAGTGATTTCAAGTATTTATCCATTATTGaattataaaataaaaatccatTACTCTTACATCCATAGATGATTTtccctttttgcgtgtttcccctccattttctgtCAAACTCTGTTCggtccgtgttgcgtctgctttttgttgtcttttgtgttcttttcctgatgaagcttccagaagcgaaaattcgtaatcgtcttgtgtcgtctttgtatcggtgaatacagtaatcctttgttttttttaactttagaGCGTTTGGTTAAATGTTTCAGTATTAAACTTCATCAAAAGTATTTCCTTCACATCATTTGACATGAAAGCAAAATTATTTCTGAAAATCAGCGGCTATGATAACAGCAAAAtattcaagggaagtaactgtctAAAAATGCACAACCTacaaattgtgaccctccaccacgaaatgagtcgcatgtcacctcgcgcggttctgcgcatTTTTAGAAGGTAAAATTCCTCGGAACACAAAGCTACGCAACTGCAGTCAAACCGGCCTGCCCTTGCGACCTCCTCTCGGTGAcgccgcaccccccccccccccacacacacacaccgcgcccGCCACAACGACGAGCCAAAGGGTTCCCcgacgaccccccccccccccccctaaaaaaaaaagagagaaaatgttCACCCCTGACTGTGGTAGCTTCTTTTTTTAAGCTTGCTTCCTTTACATTCCGGAACCTTTACAGGTGTACatttataaacaaaatatttcgTTTCCAGGTTCTGGATGCCTACCTCAAGCACCAGCGTCCCTTCATGGAGTCACAGTGGAAGAAACATGCAGCGTCTGCAGTCACATCGCGACTCTAGACAAGTGTCTGCACTACggaatacagtggtacctgtcttGTGAGGATGTCCATATATGGCTATGGAAACAGCTGAAAATGTCCCTCTGTGACAGGTGCCCCTTTGTTACAGGTGTCCTATGTGACAGGTGTCCCTTTGTGACAGGGACATTTCAAATGAATTCGTGGACCAGTGGGTTACGCCGGATGAGTCTTTTGATGACTGATTAATGAACGAATGGAGTACTAAACCAGTTTACAAGAATActggttctttttttttcctctaaAAGTGGGAGTTTTTTTTTGATGATTTGTGACTAAATTTGAGATACATACTGACGAACGCAATAGTCTAGTGGCTAAGACGCCAGCCTCCCAAGCaaaaggtcgtgggttcgaaccgcggccgcgcctggtgggttaaggatgtgacaggggaggctaccgctcctttcacagcagactctgcacccgagttgttggcctttaagtcaacaccggttgattgtggaattctgtttgtgatggggtctggtggtttccgattgtctgtatgttcatggaaaccttcgggtttgcataacagtttttatagggctaagaaattagccctaacattttcaatcctgtttgattgcacttcgcctcccgaggtgatcgtagtgtttcggcactcggttacaaggatgcagatttttctgatctcccaggtcaacttatgctAGCGCCTTATCCCCCATAGTGtgcacatgcaagcacaagaccaagtgcgcacgaaaaagatcctgttagagttcgatgggttatagaaacacgaaaataccgaACATGCATCCaccgaaagcggcatatggctgcttaagtggcagggtaaaaacgatcatataCCGCGTAaaaaccgtgggagtttcagcccatgaacgaagaagaagaagaagaagaagaggtaaATACTCAGATATTTGGCTGGTAAACAGTACAattcaaataaaaacaagaaattcctccgaggtaggaaaaacacccccgttggtcaaagggaaataaccattctcactgccaccaactgagaaggttatttccctttgaccattagtatgtccctctataagtccttgtagaatcttaatccaccaataactccctaaccgtgtgtttgactggtcccaatttttgtaaggaccgtctcaggaatgtatagaacctgttcaccaagtttggtgacgatcggtccgttcattcttgagatctatatgcgaacacaaacacacacacaaacaaacacatcgaccgaatcctatacacacccctataccgggggtgtaatgacaGCCCTGCTAAGTAGCAGTGCCCCCTTAATGATTGAATTATGAATGAACTATTGAACCAGTGGGCTACATAATTATGCATGAGTCATTTAATGACTGAACTATGAACGAATGAAATAATAGACCAGTGGACAGATGTATGCTTTAATTATTTATAATTATAAACGAATGCATGACTTAACTGAACCGTGCTTGCCGGTGGGCGGAATGAATGACCTTTCATGGACCAGTGGACTACAAAATGCGTCCTTTGATGATTAAattatgaatgaatgaatcaatgaataacaagaaattcctctgataggaaaaacaccctcgtcaaagggaaataaccttctcagttggtggcagtgagaatggttatttccttttgaccaac contains:
- the LOC138980392 gene encoding peroxisomal acyl-coenzyme A oxidase 1-like, with the protein product MKKMAATQLVNPDLVKERQNAAFSPEHLTYFLYGGPEKTKRKRFLQNLVIEGVKKLGVKQYATVSREEQYEQALQKYAYLVDTERQLGITNSTDKALLHEAVFPCESFPYILQYAAFINPFTMLASEEQKAKWLPLMKNFRLVGTYAQTEMGHGSFLRGLETTATYDPSTQEFVLHSPTISSIKYWPAGLGKTANACIVMAQLITKGHNYGMHAFLLQIRDLDTHQPLSGITVGDIGSKFGLSANDNGFLKMDNVRIPRNNMLMRHSRVLPDGTYIEPKNDRLMYGGMTSIRTDVVGVASRRLCIAVTIAIRYSAVRRQSEIEPGAGEVQVLDFQTQQYRLFPQLAAAYATTFASTTISAFYRTVSPHIERGDLQELPMLHALSAGLKAYTSWTCADGVEVCRLACGGHGYSEASGLPKAYVDTTAACTYEGENYVLILQTARYLMKCCRMLAEGEQVPEVMDFLRPSTSETSRLDARLVMGDLIQAFAHRAARMTRDAAQSMQTSIVKGENPGQAWNSNSVQLVAAAKAFTELHVVRVFAEAVETMRGSLRHVMESLWRLFAVNNIVSSLGDFLVDGYLSTQQVSLLEPAQRDLLKELRPDAVSLVDALDFPDGVLDSALGRWDGQVYEALYDYSLRSKLNEKQVLDAYLKHQRPFMESQWKKHAASAVTSRL